In Methanobacterium bryantii, the following proteins share a genomic window:
- a CDS encoding archease: MENDNQGKKFEFFEVTADVGYRAHGKTLDEAFENAALAMFEVMTDTSKIEHEIERKIEVESEDECALLYDWLSEFLFMLDVDFLMFSKFEVKINKGNGGFSLKGTAWGEEFNPEIHESRAEVKAVTYHMMDVKQDNGVMVQVILDI, from the coding sequence GTGGAAAACGATAATCAAGGCAAAAAATTTGAATTTTTTGAGGTCACAGCTGATGTGGGCTATAGGGCACATGGAAAAACGCTGGATGAAGCGTTTGAAAATGCCGCTCTTGCAATGTTTGAAGTAATGACCGATACATCAAAAATAGAACATGAAATAGAACGGAAAATTGAAGTTGAATCAGAAGATGAATGTGCACTTTTATATGATTGGCTTTCAGAATTTCTTTTCATGCTGGACGTTGATTTCCTGATGTTTTCTAAATTTGAAGTCAAAATAAATAAAGGAAATGGCGGATTCTCTTTAAAAGGGACAGCATGGGGTGAAGAATTTAATCCCGAAATCCATGAAAGCAGGGCTGAGGTAAAGGCAGTTACTTACCATATGATGGATGTCAAACAGGATAATGGAGTTATGGTGCAGGTCATTTTGGATATATAA
- the mcrB gene encoding coenzyme-B sulfoethylthiotransferase subunit beta, producing MPTYEDKIDLYGVDGKLLEENVPLEAISPMYNPTISKIVQEVKRSVAINLAGIEKTLAKAAYGGKANFIPGRELNLPIVENVDVIADKLQKIIQIDEDDDFNLKQINNGAQVLVQLPSQRMNMAADYTVSTLVTGGAVIQAIIDTFDVDQFDASAIKTAVLGSYPQSVDFKGANVSALLAPPAMLDSLGYGFRTIAANHIVAVTKKNTLNAVALSAILEQTSMFEIGDALGAFERSHLLGLAYQGLNANNIVFDLVKANGKGTVGTVIASLVERALDDGVIKVAKTMPSGYKIYEPVDWALWNAYAAAGLISSTIVNIGASRAAQGVASTLLYYNDIIEYETGLPGVDYGRAQGTGVGMSFFSHGIYGGGGPGTFNGNHVVTRHSKGYAVPCNAASMCLDAGTQMFSVESTSSLVGTVYSDIDYLREPIKYVAEGAVEIKDKI from the coding sequence ATGCCAACATATGAAGATAAAATAGACCTATATGGAGTAGATGGAAAGCTTTTAGAAGAAAATGTTCCTCTAGAAGCAATTAGTCCAATGTACAACCCTACTATTTCTAAGATTGTACAGGAAGTTAAACGTTCTGTAGCTATTAACTTAGCAGGGATAGAAAAAACATTGGCAAAAGCAGCTTATGGTGGAAAAGCAAACTTTATTCCTGGAAGGGAATTAAATTTACCAATAGTTGAAAACGTAGACGTAATTGCTGATAAACTTCAAAAAATTATCCAAATAGACGAAGATGACGATTTCAATCTCAAACAAATTAACAATGGGGCTCAGGTTCTTGTTCAGCTGCCTTCACAGAGAATGAACATGGCAGCAGATTACACAGTTTCCACATTAGTTACTGGTGGAGCAGTAATCCAGGCAATCATAGACACATTCGATGTAGATCAATTTGATGCTTCTGCAATAAAAACCGCAGTTTTAGGAAGTTACCCTCAGAGTGTAGACTTCAAAGGAGCTAATGTCTCAGCACTACTTGCACCTCCAGCTATGCTCGACAGTTTAGGTTACGGTTTCAGGACCATTGCAGCTAACCACATCGTAGCAGTAACCAAGAAAAACACATTAAATGCAGTAGCATTATCCGCAATATTAGAACAAACTTCAATGTTCGAAATAGGTGATGCTTTAGGTGCATTCGAAAGGTCCCACTTATTAGGACTTGCATACCAGGGTTTAAATGCTAATAACATCGTTTTCGACCTGGTTAAAGCAAACGGAAAAGGTACTGTAGGAACAGTAATCGCTTCACTGGTAGAAAGAGCACTTGATGACGGAGTCATTAAAGTAGCAAAAACAATGCCTTCAGGATACAAAATATATGAACCTGTTGACTGGGCTTTATGGAACGCTTATGCTGCTGCTGGATTAATAAGTTCAACAATAGTAAACATAGGTGCATCCAGAGCTGCTCAGGGTGTTGCTTCTACACTTCTTTACTACAACGATATAATAGAATACGAAACTGGTCTTCCTGGTGTTGACTACGGAAGAGCACAGGGTACTGGTGTAGGTATGAGTTTCTTCTCACACGGTATATACGGTGGAGGAGGTCCTGGAACCTTCAACGGAAACCACGTTGTAACCCGACACAGTAAAGGTTATGCTGTACCTTGTAACGCAGCTTCCATGTGTTTAGATGCAGGTACACAGATGTTTTCTGTTGAATCTACCTCTAGCTTAGTAGGAACTGTTTACAGTGATATTGACTACCTTAGAGAACCTATCAAATACGTTGCAGAAGGTGCAGTAGAGATAAAAGACAAAATATAA
- the mcrD gene encoding methyl-coenzyme M reductase operon protein D has translation MNEIKAVDVKIFPHRLLKPKTTEKILNSIIDLDGILRVLVNGKSLPRVVGYGPAKGTIVNHEDRKVIKVKEENFELLVSVGEIIVTVNHEKLDSFKEELERILSDALNFRYDVSVGIFTKTNITVSDYMKYGIGFDKSIDPRLIGMVDPSAKSSETVRLIGD, from the coding sequence ATGAACGAAATTAAAGCTGTGGATGTTAAAATATTTCCCCACAGACTTTTAAAACCCAAAACAACTGAAAAAATACTGAACTCTATAATTGACCTTGATGGAATTTTAAGGGTTCTTGTAAATGGTAAATCTTTACCACGAGTTGTAGGGTACGGACCTGCAAAAGGAACTATCGTAAATCACGAAGATAGAAAGGTTATTAAGGTAAAAGAAGAGAATTTTGAACTTTTAGTTTCTGTTGGAGAAATCATAGTAACTGTAAACCATGAAAAACTGGATTCCTTTAAAGAGGAACTAGAAAGAATCCTAAGTGATGCCCTTAACTTCAGATATGATGTTTCAGTAGGTATTTTCACAAAAACAAATATCACTGTTTCAGATTATATGAAATACGGCATAGGATTTGATAAAAGTATTGATCCACGGTTAATTGGAATGGTGGATCCAAGTGCAAAATCCTCAGAAACTGTAAGATTAATAGGTGATTAA
- the mcrG gene encoding coenzyme-B sulfoethylthiotransferase subunit gamma, with the protein MSYEAQYTPGKTKIAENRRNHMNPDYELKKIREVADEDIVKILGHRNPGEGYKTVHPPLEEMDFELDMMKELVEPIPGAKEGVRTRYVQFADSMYNAPAQPYDRARTYMWRFRGVDTGTLSGRQVVEIRELDLEKMSKTLIETELFDPAKTGIRGATVHGHSLRLDENGLMFDALQRYVYNEEDGQVSYVKDQVGRPLDEPVAVGEPLDDEHLAEMTTIYRYDNVSMRDDEEAIEVVETIHDARTKGGYGLGVFKNDLKCKLGDD; encoded by the coding sequence ATGTCGTATGAAGCTCAATACACACCTGGAAAAACAAAAATTGCTGAAAATCGTAGGAACCATATGAACCCTGATTATGAACTTAAAAAGATCAGGGAAGTAGCAGATGAAGATATAGTTAAAATTTTAGGTCACAGAAACCCTGGGGAAGGATACAAAACAGTACACCCTCCTCTTGAAGAAATGGACTTTGAATTAGACATGATGAAAGAACTCGTGGAACCTATTCCTGGTGCAAAAGAAGGTGTCAGGACCAGATATGTCCAATTTGCAGATTCCATGTACAACGCTCCAGCACAGCCTTATGACAGGGCTCGAACCTACATGTGGAGGTTCAGAGGAGTAGACACAGGTACTTTATCTGGAAGACAAGTTGTAGAAATCAGGGAACTTGACTTAGAAAAAATGTCTAAAACTTTAATTGAAACTGAATTATTTGATCCTGCAAAAACAGGTATAAGAGGTGCAACCGTACACGGGCACTCATTAAGACTCGATGAAAACGGTTTAATGTTTGACGCACTTCAGAGATACGTTTACAACGAAGAAGACGGTCAGGTATCCTATGTTAAAGACCAAGTAGGAAGACCTCTTGACGAACCTGTAGCTGTAGGGGAACCATTAGATGATGAACATCTAGCAGAAATGACCACCATCTACAGGTACGATAACGTAAGCATGAGAGATGATGAAGAAGCAATTGAAGTAGTCGAAACCATACACGACGCCAGAACCAAAGGCGGTTATGGATTAGGCGTATTCAAAAACGATTTAAAATGTAAATTGGGTGATGACTAA
- the mcrA gene encoding coenzyme-B sulfoethylthiotransferase subunit alpha: protein MDEKKLFAKALKGKFDEDPNENHTNFYCFGGWEQSARKKEFNAEAEKLMEERGGVPFYNPDIGVPLGQRKLMAYKVSGTDSYVEGDDLHFLNNAAIQQLLDDIKRTVIVGMDTGHAVLEKRLGVEVTPETINEYMETINHALPGGAVVQEHMVEVNPGLVGDCYAKIFTGDDNLADELDKRVLIDINKEFPEEQAEMLKKYVGKKTYQVSRVPTAVVRSCDGGTVSRWSAMQIGMSFISAYKLCAGEAAIADFSYAAKHADVIGMGAILPSRRARGPNEPGGIQFGVLADMIQTSRVSEDPAKVSLEVIGAGAAIYDQIWLGSYMSGGVGFTQYATAAYTDDILDDFLYYGKEYVEDKFGLCQAKADMDVVKDITTEVTLYGMEQYEIPTLLESHFGGSQRAAVAAAAAGCSTAFATGNSNAGINGWYLSQILHKEVHSRLGFYGYDLQDQCGASNSLSVRSDEGLIHELRGPNYPNYAMNVGHQPEYAGIAQAPHAARGDAFCVNPLIKIAFADKNLTFDFTAPRECIAKGALREFLPSGERDLISPAN, encoded by the coding sequence ATAGACGAAAAAAAGCTTTTCGCAAAAGCCTTAAAAGGTAAATTTGACGAAGACCCAAATGAAAATCACACCAACTTTTACTGCTTCGGCGGTTGGGAACAGTCTGCAAGGAAAAAAGAATTCAATGCAGAAGCTGAAAAACTAATGGAAGAAAGGGGCGGAGTCCCATTCTACAACCCTGATATCGGAGTTCCATTAGGACAAAGGAAATTAATGGCATACAAAGTCTCTGGAACAGACTCATACGTTGAAGGAGATGACCTTCATTTCTTAAACAATGCAGCTATCCAGCAGCTTTTAGATGATATTAAAAGGACTGTTATTGTAGGTATGGATACCGGTCACGCAGTTCTTGAAAAACGTTTAGGTGTTGAAGTTACTCCAGAAACAATAAACGAATACATGGAAACAATCAACCACGCACTCCCTGGTGGAGCTGTTGTGCAGGAACACATGGTAGAAGTAAACCCTGGTCTTGTAGGCGATTGTTACGCTAAAATATTCACTGGTGACGACAACTTAGCTGACGAACTCGATAAAAGAGTACTCATAGACATAAACAAAGAGTTCCCAGAAGAACAGGCTGAAATGCTCAAAAAATACGTAGGAAAGAAAACCTACCAGGTCAGCAGAGTCCCTACAGCAGTAGTAAGATCCTGTGACGGTGGTACTGTATCCCGATGGTCTGCAATGCAGATAGGTATGAGTTTCATCTCAGCATACAAACTCTGTGCAGGAGAAGCAGCAATTGCTGATTTCTCATACGCAGCTAAACACGCTGATGTTATTGGAATGGGTGCTATCTTACCATCAAGAAGAGCAAGAGGACCAAACGAACCTGGTGGAATCCAGTTCGGAGTTTTAGCAGATATGATCCAGACCTCTAGAGTGTCTGAAGACCCTGCAAAAGTAAGTCTTGAAGTTATAGGCGCTGGTGCAGCAATATACGATCAGATCTGGCTCGGATCTTACATGTCTGGTGGTGTCGGATTCACTCAGTATGCTACCGCAGCATACACTGACGATATACTCGACGACTTCTTATACTATGGTAAAGAATACGTAGAAGATAAATTTGGTTTATGCCAGGCTAAAGCAGATATGGATGTTGTTAAAGACATAACAACTGAAGTAACTCTCTACGGAATGGAACAGTACGAAATCCCAACACTCTTAGAAAGCCACTTTGGTGGATCCCAGAGAGCAGCAGTCGCTGCAGCAGCTGCAGGTTGTTCAACCGCATTTGCAACTGGAAACTCCAACGCTGGAATTAACGGATGGTACTTAAGCCAGATATTACACAAAGAAGTACACAGCAGACTCGGATTCTACGGATACGACCTTCAAGATCAGTGTGGAGCTTCTAACTCTCTATCAGTAAGAAGCGACGAAGGTTTAATCCACGAACTCAGAGGACCTAACTACCCTAACTACGCTATGAACGTAGGTCACCAGCCAGAATACGCTGGAATAGCTCAGGCTCCTCACGCTGCAAGAGGCGACGCTTTCTGTGTCAATCCTTTAATTAAAATAGCATTTGCAGATAAGAACCTTACATTTGACTTTACTGCACCAAGAGAATGCATTGCTAAAGGAGCACTCAGAGAGTTCTTACCTAGCGGAGAAAGGGATTTAATTTCCCCTGCAAACTAA
- a CDS encoding TetR/AcrR family transcriptional regulator, with translation MPIKSRKEREKEQRRKDIIDAAESLFFKNGYDNVSMNDIAKEVELSKATLYLYFENKEELFFAIVLRGTRILNAMIREAVAAAENGINKVAAFRVAYHKFTKDYPDYIHIYNYFQSGRFDMENIVNREYAEEISKDARLYSIMHNSDFQFLPPVSEYAREIMSLRKERFDVMRDSLKIGIIDGTVRPDVDPVEVSILLSAISKSMSEVPPDHIRILESRGINSEKYFMDVENLLRHMIRNK, from the coding sequence ATGCCCATAAAAAGCAGAAAAGAAAGGGAAAAAGAGCAGAGAAGGAAGGACATAATCGATGCCGCCGAAAGCTTGTTCTTTAAAAATGGATATGATAATGTTTCTATGAATGATATAGCTAAAGAAGTTGAATTAAGTAAAGCAACGCTTTATCTTTACTTTGAAAATAAAGAAGAGTTATTTTTTGCAATAGTACTTCGAGGAACCCGTATCTTAAATGCAATGATAAGAGAAGCAGTTGCAGCTGCAGAAAATGGGATTAACAAAGTTGCTGCATTTAGAGTTGCATATCATAAATTTACAAAAGATTATCCTGATTATATCCACATTTACAACTATTTCCAGTCTGGAAGGTTTGATATGGAGAATATAGTAAATAGGGAATATGCAGAAGAAATCAGTAAGGATGCAAGGCTTTATTCTATAATGCACAATTCTGATTTTCAGTTTCTTCCTCCAGTAAGTGAATACGCCAGGGAAATCATGAGCTTGCGTAAAGAAAGGTTTGATGTTATGCGTGACTCCCTTAAAATTGGTATAATTGATGGAACTGTTAGGCCTGATGTAGATCCTGTAGAAGTTTCTATTTTATTATCTGCAATTTCTAAAAGTATGTCAGAAGTACCCCCTGATCACATAAGAATTCTGGAAAGCAGAGGAATTAACAGTGAAAAATATTTTATGGATGTAGAAAATCTTTTACGCCATATGATCAGGAATAAATAG
- a CDS encoding TetR/AcrR family transcriptional regulator, producing the protein MSVSNWKEREREQRRNDILDAAETLFFSKGYDNVSMNGIAKKVGLGKATLYIYFDNKEELFYTVVLRGVIILNTMIKEKVEKEDTGLEKLIAFKKAYNEFIRRYADYFKAYNYFQSGRFDLSDMLHSDYSEIMMQSMLYSIHLPSNFLKVDANETIKEIFKLRKEIFFTLHKSIELGIKEETIRSDVDPLKIAAIQILICENIGNLSFDFRMILKGQGVNYVKFTKDLDDFISQLYIK; encoded by the coding sequence ATGTCAGTTTCAAATTGGAAGGAAAGGGAAAGAGAACAAAGGCGTAATGATATATTAGACGCTGCAGAAACACTTTTCTTCTCAAAAGGATACGATAATGTTTCTATGAATGGTATTGCTAAAAAGGTTGGGTTAGGTAAAGCCACTCTTTATATTTACTTTGATAATAAGGAAGAACTTTTTTATACTGTAGTTTTACGAGGGGTCATTATTTTAAATACAATGATCAAAGAAAAGGTTGAAAAAGAGGATACTGGACTTGAAAAACTCATTGCATTCAAAAAAGCATATAATGAATTTATTAGAAGATATGCTGACTATTTCAAGGCTTACAATTATTTTCAATCTGGAAGATTTGATTTAAGTGATATGCTGCACAGTGATTATTCTGAAATTATGATGCAGAGCATGCTTTATTCTATACATCTTCCATCTAATTTTTTAAAGGTTGATGCCAATGAAACTATAAAAGAAATTTTTAAGTTACGTAAGGAAATATTCTTTACTTTACATAAATCTATAGAATTAGGTATAAAAGAAGAAACAATACGATCTGATGTAGATCCTTTGAAAATAGCAGCTATACAGATTCTAATTTGTGAAAATATAGGTAATTTATCCTTTGATTTTAGGATGATACTCAAAGGTCAAGGGGTCAATTATGTGAAATTTACTAAAGACCTTGATGATTTTATAAGCCAGCTTTATATCAAATAA
- a CDS encoding MFS transporter, translating into MQQTAQEQVGIPDSVYKNRYVILAIVLIGVLMSVLDGFMVSIALPTITTHFNVNIVQSQWIITSYLVVMTGLFIFFGKVSEYSGNAKLFMAGWALFTLSSLACGFAASINELILFRIIQAVGASMVAGVSGAIIFHSFPPSEIGKAMGYFGVVTAIGFLIGPGLGGFITNLIGWQYIFLVNVPIGVILLVCALKYLKIPENTSKSFNMDWTGAIMLVISVATLILFFSELASGLVITVPLTVYGVIFVFSLIAFLLQESKCKNPMLDLSIFRNRMFSLPVLSLLIFTMALNMAFVIGPFYFQGVMDYNPSQVGLLFMLVPLTMIFAAPMGGMLYDRYHSKYAAGLGVLISAVSFILLGYAYLIMNLGLMVIALLLWGVGNGLFTSPNNTETLSALPREKTAIASSVSTTAKSLGGALGVSFASIFMTISLNTAGYSGEVLSASPSLLSNSISIIMFITGVLCIISAVVAVLRNIKGNSVLYGQLGEMQELSSEEHLED; encoded by the coding sequence ATGCAACAAACAGCTCAAGAACAGGTGGGAATACCTGATTCTGTATATAAGAATAGATATGTAATTTTGGCTATAGTCTTGATTGGTGTATTGATGTCGGTTTTGGACGGTTTCATGGTTAGCATAGCGCTACCTACTATCACTACACACTTTAATGTTAACATAGTGCAATCACAGTGGATAATAACTAGTTATTTGGTAGTAATGACTGGTTTGTTTATTTTCTTTGGAAAAGTCTCTGAATATAGTGGCAATGCAAAATTATTCATGGCAGGATGGGCCTTATTTACCTTAAGCTCTCTGGCATGTGGTTTTGCTGCTAGCATTAATGAACTTATTCTCTTCCGTATAATTCAGGCTGTTGGAGCTTCAATGGTCGCAGGAGTTTCAGGTGCTATAATATTCCACTCTTTCCCTCCCAGTGAAATAGGCAAAGCTATGGGATATTTTGGAGTTGTAACAGCCATAGGTTTTCTCATAGGGCCGGGTCTCGGCGGTTTTATTACAAACCTCATTGGTTGGCAATACATATTTCTTGTTAACGTGCCTATTGGTGTCATTTTGTTGGTTTGTGCTTTAAAATATCTTAAGATTCCTGAAAATACATCCAAAAGCTTTAATATGGATTGGACCGGGGCAATAATGCTTGTTATTTCAGTAGCTACATTGATATTATTTTTCAGTGAACTTGCCAGTGGTTTAGTAATTACTGTTCCATTAACCGTATATGGAGTCATATTCGTATTTTCTCTCATTGCATTTCTATTACAGGAATCGAAATGTAAAAATCCTATGTTGGATCTTTCTATATTCAGAAATAGAATGTTCTCGCTGCCTGTACTGAGTTTGTTAATATTTACTATGGCTCTTAACATGGCATTTGTTATAGGACCATTCTATTTCCAAGGTGTAATGGATTACAACCCTTCACAAGTGGGATTATTATTTATGCTCGTGCCTCTGACAATGATATTTGCAGCACCAATGGGTGGAATGCTCTACGATAGATATCACTCTAAATATGCTGCGGGGCTTGGAGTACTGATATCGGCAGTTTCCTTCATATTGTTGGGTTACGCGTACTTGATAATGAATCTTGGTCTAATGGTAATAGCTTTACTTTTATGGGGTGTTGGAAATGGATTATTCACAAGTCCAAATAATACTGAAACTTTAAGTGCCCTTCCTCGAGAAAAAACCGCTATCGCTTCCAGTGTATCAACCACTGCTAAGAGCCTTGGAGGAGCATTGGGTGTATCATTTGCCAGTATTTTCATGACTATAAGCTTGAATACAGCAGGTTATAGTGGTGAAGTACTATCAGCGAGTCCATCCCTTCTATCAAACTCAATCAGTATTATCATGTTTATAACGGGAGTTTTATGTATTATATCTGCTGTGGTGGCTGTGTTAAGAAATATCAAGGGAAACTCTGTATTATATGGGCAATTAGGTGAAATGCAGGAACTTTCATCTGAAGAACATCTTGAAGATTAA
- a CDS encoding amidohydrolase: protein MKKSTTETEEIIAFTGGQILTMDPEKKNAEVVVIQNGRIIDVGDKSILKSYAEFELINIKGKTLIPAFIDAHNHLSWGCLLLNGINLRGILKKEDVLHKITDYARENPGNGWIIAYPWMDVQQGGDEFTKEDIDNLNLDRPVLLIHHSFHKSVANSKALKLAGIGKSTQDPSFGNIVKDNDGNPTGLMMEHAQFSLFRVALESKTEINTKDYADLIEARANELLSFGITSVQDPGVTPAAEAAYKLLHNEDRLPVSVLMMPHGEVMLDNQGFNCADKPCTGFGDERLRVGPLKLFADGGVHGFMAFAGEIGGETYEFGRVRDDFESKLIEATQHGFRVCVHSIGNAATDAVLDSFENAVSKAPEGFEMRPRLEHLFLMSDDQIKRLASMGGCSAVQACFLEGSQGLKEIPFKGLKWFAFRDMVQNGVVLAGSSDDPGGFMDGRDPVTSSVMGANMSDNGGNVLFPDQTLSFEKWLEMYTAGAAYAGGLEKERGMLKKGLAADLVILEGDLDQENPPVVAETWKTGRKVYSRV from the coding sequence TTGAAAAAAAGTACAACAGAAACTGAAGAAATTATTGCATTTACAGGTGGTCAGATATTGACCATGGATCCTGAAAAGAAAAATGCAGAAGTCGTAGTTATTCAAAATGGCCGTATTATAGATGTCGGTGATAAAAGTATATTGAAATCATACGCAGAATTTGAATTAATTAATATAAAGGGTAAGACTTTAATTCCAGCATTTATCGATGCCCATAACCATTTATCGTGGGGATGTCTTTTACTTAATGGAATTAATTTGAGAGGTATACTTAAAAAAGAAGATGTACTCCATAAGATTACAGATTATGCCCGGGAAAACCCTGGAAATGGGTGGATTATTGCTTATCCATGGATGGACGTGCAACAAGGTGGAGATGAGTTCACCAAAGAAGATATTGATAATCTTAATCTTGACAGGCCTGTTTTATTGATACACCACAGCTTTCATAAGAGTGTGGCAAATTCTAAAGCTCTGAAGCTTGCAGGTATTGGGAAATCAACACAAGATCCATCATTTGGGAATATAGTTAAAGATAATGATGGAAATCCAACAGGATTAATGATGGAACATGCCCAATTTTCATTATTTAGGGTAGCTTTGGAATCAAAAACTGAAATAAACACCAAAGATTATGCAGATCTTATTGAAGCACGTGCTAATGAGCTTCTTTCATTTGGTATCACATCAGTTCAGGACCCAGGGGTTACTCCCGCAGCAGAAGCAGCATATAAACTTCTGCATAATGAAGATAGATTACCGGTTTCTGTACTTATGATGCCTCATGGTGAGGTTATGCTGGATAATCAAGGTTTCAATTGTGCAGATAAGCCTTGCACTGGGTTTGGCGATGAACGGCTGCGTGTAGGTCCATTAAAGCTTTTTGCTGACGGTGGTGTACATGGTTTTATGGCATTTGCAGGTGAAATTGGAGGCGAAACATACGAATTTGGTAGAGTAAGGGATGATTTCGAAAGTAAGTTAATTGAAGCAACTCAGCATGGATTCAGGGTATGTGTACATTCAATAGGAAATGCAGCTACAGATGCTGTTTTGGACTCATTTGAAAATGCAGTTTCTAAAGCTCCTGAAGGCTTTGAAATGAGGCCGCGTTTGGAACATTTGTTCCTTATGAGTGACGATCAGATTAAACGCTTGGCATCAATGGGGGGATGTTCTGCAGTGCAGGCATGTTTCTTAGAAGGTTCACAAGGCCTGAAAGAGATACCTTTTAAAGGTTTAAAATGGTTTGCATTCAGGGATATGGTACAAAATGGGGTTGTTCTAGCTGGTTCAAGTGACGACCCTGGCGGATTCATGGATGGAAGAGATCCAGTCACATCTTCAGTTATGGGGGCAAATATGAGTGATAACGGTGGAAATGTTTTATTCCCTGACCAGACATTATCCTTTGAGAAATGGCTTGAAATGTACACTGCAGGGGCTGCATACGCAGGCGGACTTGAAAAAGAAAGAGGCATGCTCAAAAAGGGTTTAGCTGCTGATCTGGTTATTCTTGAAGGAGATTTGGACCAGGAGAACCCTCCTGTTGTGGCTGAAACATGGAAAACAGGTAGAAAAGTTTATTCGAGGGTATAA
- a CDS encoding SAM-dependent methyltransferase translates to MKKNTTENKGKDFNDLMEYAKKISGQYTEDKRRFEELKTEIGQAELIANVRAYESSKSEDERICYDPLAIHFINPKMWEVLVEHPEMAADTEAGINSIVSRVKYLDDIVEKSVKEGLEQLVILGAGFDTRAYRIDGLENVTVFEVDHPTPQQYKTQKIKEIFQSDLENVVYVPVDFESEKISEKLFKKGYNASLKTLFIMEGFIYYITPEAVAETLSFIVKNSGNGSAVVFDYLLDSGVMEGNKQRPGANVFKFGIKEDGLEEFLGQFGFSDIQGSSTKDLKKLYYHGKNENRFPYEKILYFAIATV, encoded by the coding sequence ATGAAAAAAAATACAACAGAAAATAAAGGAAAAGATTTTAATGATCTAATGGAATATGCAAAAAAGATATCTGGCCAATATACGGAAGATAAAAGAAGATTTGAAGAATTAAAAACTGAAATTGGCCAAGCTGAATTAATTGCAAATGTAAGGGCATATGAATCTTCTAAAAGTGAAGATGAACGTATTTGTTATGATCCGTTGGCAATTCATTTTATAAATCCTAAGATGTGGGAAGTTCTCGTTGAACACCCGGAAATGGCAGCTGATACTGAAGCAGGTATTAATTCAATTGTAAGTAGAGTTAAATATTTGGATGACATTGTAGAAAAGTCAGTCAAGGAAGGGCTTGAGCAGCTGGTAATATTGGGGGCAGGATTTGATACTCGAGCTTACAGGATTGATGGCCTGGAAAATGTTACAGTTTTTGAAGTTGATCATCCAACTCCTCAACAATATAAAACCCAAAAAATCAAAGAAATATTCCAATCTGACTTGGAAAATGTTGTATATGTACCTGTTGATTTTGAATCAGAAAAAATCAGTGAAAAATTATTTAAGAAAGGTTACAATGCTTCATTGAAGACTCTTTTCATTATGGAAGGATTTATTTATTATATTACACCAGAAGCTGTTGCTGAAACACTTTCTTTTATTGTAAAAAATTCAGGTAATGGTAGTGCTGTAGTATTTGATTATTTACTTGATTCTGGAGTTATGGAAGGAAATAAACAGAGGCCTGGTGCTAATGTTTTTAAATTTGGCATTAAGGAAGATGGACTCGAGGAATTCTTAGGCCAGTTCGGATTTTCAGATATACAAGGTTCAAGCACTAAAGATCTTAAAAAGTTATACTACCATGGTAAAAACGAAAACAGATTTCCGTATGAAAAAATTTTATATTTTGCTATTGCCACGGTTTGA